The following coding sequences lie in one Chionomys nivalis chromosome 8, mChiNiv1.1, whole genome shotgun sequence genomic window:
- the LOC130879538 gene encoding olfactory receptor 491, producing the protein MKPGNYTKVTEFILLGLTDDPILCVVFFVLFLVIYIVTLVGNISIINLVRNCPQLHTPMYLFLSHLAFVDIGYSTSVTPIMLIGFIVHGTALPVHGCEAQLCSVVTFGTAECFLLAAMAYDRYVAICSPLLYSTHMSPQICFLLVGASYVGGCVNAWTFTGCLLSISFCGANQIDHFFCDFSPLLKLSCSDVSIIGIIPSISAGSIIVVTVFVIAVSYIYILITILKMRSTEGRHKAFSTCTSHLTAVTLYYGTITFIYVMPKSSYSTKQNRVVSLFYTVVIPMLNPLIYSLRNRDVKEALRKATLRIYS; encoded by the coding sequence ATGAAGCCTGGAAACTACACAAAAGtgacagaattcatccttttggGGTTAACAGATGATCCTATACTTTGTGTTGTCTTCTTTGTGCTTTTTCTTGTAATCTACATTGTCACTTTAGTAGGAAATATCAGCATAATTAATTTAGTAAGAAATTGTCCTCAACTCCATACCCCCATGTACCTGTTCCTTAGCCATCTGGCTTTTGTTGACATTGGCTACTCCACATCAGTTACACCTATAATGCTCATAGGATTTATTGTGCATGGAACAGCCCTTCCTGTACATGGCTGTGAAGCCCAACTCTGTTCTGTTGTGACTTTTGGGACAGCTGAGTGTTTCCTGCTGGCTGCCATGGCCTATGATCGATATGTAGCTATCTGCTCACCCCTACTCTACTCTACACATATGTCACCCCAGATCTGCTTTCTCTTAGTTGGGGCTTCCTATGTGGGTGGCTGTGTGAATGCTTGGACATTTACAGGTTGCTTGCTAAGTATATCTTTCTGTGGAGCAAATCAGATAGATCACTTCTTCTGTGACTTCTCCCCTTTGTTGAAACTGTCCTGCTCAGATGTCTCCATTATTGGAATAATCCCCTCGATCTCTGCTGGATCCATCATTGTAGTGACAGTGTTTGTCATAGCTGTCTCCTACATATACATCCTCATCACCATCCTCAAGATGCGCTCCACCGAGGGCCGCCACAAGGCCTTCTCCACATGTACCTCCCACCTCACTGCAGTCACTCTCTACTATGGGACCATCACCTTCATTTATGTGATGCCTAAGTCTAGTTACTCAACTAAGCAAAACAGGGTGGTATCTCTGTTCTACACAGTGGTGATCCCCATGTTGAATCCCCTCATCTACAGTTTGAGGAACAGAGATGTAAAGGAGGCCCTGAGGAAGGCGACTTTAAGAATATATTCATAG